A genomic region of Eucalyptus grandis isolate ANBG69807.140 chromosome 5, ASM1654582v1, whole genome shotgun sequence contains the following coding sequences:
- the LOC120293892 gene encoding TMV resistance protein N-like, giving the protein MDERVEAVVKLLDVDSEGVRLYYSMEWAESESSSSFGFVALQKQILSNMFGSGFHNGIDDGDGVKLIAQRLSNRKVFMVLDDVNDEEQLEKLAIKHVSFGSGSRIIMTTRNRSILEADYTFEYQVNPLDHVQSLKLFSRHSFGRIAPPDDYVSLSREVVYTTAGLPLALEVIGSLLCHQNKAFGWMFWRI; this is encoded by the exons ATGGATGAGCGAGTGGAAGCCGTTGTGAAGTTGTTGGATGTGGACTCAGAAGGCGTGCGCTTGTACTACTCCATGGAATGGGCGGAATCG GAATCTTCGAGCAGCTTTGGCTTTGTAGCCTTACAGAaacaaatattatctaacatgTTTGGTTCGGGCTTTCACAATGGAATCGATGATGGTGATGGGGTCAAACTGATTGCACAGCGACTTTCCAACAGGAAAGTCTTCATGGTGCTCGACGACGTGAATGATGAGGAACAACTTGAGAAACTAGCTATCAAGCACGTTTCCTTTGGCTCAGGAAGCAGAATCATTATGACAACTAGGAACAGAAGCATCTTAGAAGCCGATTACACTTTTGAGTACCAAGTGAATCCGTTGGATCACGTTCAATCGCTCAAGCTTTTCAGTAGACATTCTTTCGGAAGAATTGCTCCTCCAGACGATTATGTCAGTCTTTCGAGAGAAGTGGTTTATACAACCGCAGGACTTCCCTTGGCTCTTGAAGTCATAGGCTCATTACTTTGTCACCAAAACAAAGCTTTTGGATGGATGTTCTGGAGGATCTGA